From the genome of Spirosomataceae bacterium TFI 002, one region includes:
- a CDS encoding Short-chain dehydrogenase translates to MTQIKDKVVWITGASAGIGKATAEQMALKGARLVLSARRKDKLEELKSSLALSEEDVLVLPMDMKDLSSFESAYDTVKRKFGKVDILFNNAGISQRGSVIESTDQVYHELMDVNYWAPVKLTKIVLSDMIAAKSGHFMVTSSLSGKFGSPMRSGYCASKHALHGFYDSLRTEVFKYNIKVTIICPGYINTDISKNALAPDGQKHGKMDTNQEQGLSVQKCASQIVKAVEKNKTEVYMGGKEVFGVYLKRFLPSVLEKILIGQAPK, encoded by the coding sequence ATGACTCAAATAAAGGACAAAGTTGTCTGGATTACTGGTGCCTCTGCCGGAATAGGGAAGGCAACGGCGGAGCAAATGGCATTGAAAGGAGCTAGGCTTGTTCTTTCTGCAAGAAGAAAGGATAAGTTAGAAGAGCTGAAATCTAGTCTGGCTTTATCGGAGGAAGATGTGCTTGTACTCCCAATGGATATGAAAGACTTGTCTTCTTTTGAGTCTGCTTACGATACTGTTAAACGAAAGTTTGGTAAGGTTGACATTCTATTCAATAATGCTGGTATCTCGCAACGAGGATCTGTTATTGAAAGTACGGATCAAGTTTACCATGAGCTCATGGATGTGAATTACTGGGCTCCTGTAAAGCTTACCAAAATTGTCCTCAGTGATATGATTGCTGCTAAGTCAGGACATTTTATGGTGACAAGTAGTCTTTCTGGAAAATTTGGAAGTCCAATGAGATCAGGTTACTGTGCATCTAAGCATGCTCTTCATGGATTTTATGACAGCCTAAGAACTGAGGTTTTTAAATATAATATTAAGGTAACCATTATTTGTCCCGGCTATATTAATACGGATATCAGTAAGAATGCCTTGGCTCCCGATGGTCAAAAGCATGGTAAAATGGATACCAACCAAGAGCAGGGTTTATCTGTGCAGAAATGTGCTTCTCAAATTGTTAAGGCAGTAGAGAAAAACAAGACAGAAGTATACATGGGAGGTAAAGAGGTATTCGGGGTGTATCTTAAACGTTTTCTTCCCAGTGTCCTCGAAAAAATACTGATTGGGCAAGCCCCAAAGTGA